In Arsenicicoccus dermatophilus, a genomic segment contains:
- a CDS encoding zinc-binding dehydrogenase: MRTEAAVIHGKGKIKVAEVELPPIGPDEILMKVMSDSICMSTYKATILGEDHKRVPPNISEVPVMAGHEFAGEIVEVGADHAGDYHVGQRIAIQPAMGLANGYSSGYSYPYFGGDTHYTIIPKIAIDKGCVLPYDGTYFANAGLAEPMSCIIGAFHAQYHTTPFVYEHVMGPVRGGRMALLGCAGPMGIGAIDYAVNGPYHPAQVVVVDIDQARLDRAASLLTVEDARAKGVDLRYVNTSEGDPVQTLRALTPEGKGYDDVFVYAPVKALVELGDRILGFDGCLNFFAGPTDKNFVADFNFYNVHYESTHIVGTSGGSTGDMVESLEMSARGELNPSFMVTHVGGLDAVPETVLTYPSIPGGKKLIYPWVRMPLTAIDDFARLGEQDEFFRGLAEICGRNNNIWNEEAERFLLQHKAPDLDL; the protein is encoded by the coding sequence ATGCGCACCGAAGCCGCCGTCATCCACGGCAAGGGCAAGATCAAGGTCGCCGAGGTGGAGCTTCCGCCGATCGGCCCGGACGAGATCCTGATGAAGGTCATGTCGGACAGCATCTGCATGTCCACCTACAAGGCCACGATCCTCGGGGAGGACCACAAGCGCGTGCCGCCGAACATCTCCGAGGTCCCGGTCATGGCCGGGCACGAGTTCGCGGGCGAGATCGTCGAGGTCGGTGCCGACCACGCGGGGGACTACCACGTCGGCCAGCGCATCGCCATCCAGCCCGCCATGGGCCTGGCCAACGGCTACTCGAGCGGCTACTCCTATCCCTACTTCGGCGGGGACACGCACTACACGATCATCCCCAAGATCGCGATCGACAAGGGCTGCGTCCTGCCCTACGACGGGACCTACTTCGCCAACGCCGGTCTCGCCGAGCCGATGTCGTGCATCATCGGCGCCTTCCACGCGCAGTACCACACCACGCCCTTCGTCTACGAGCACGTCATGGGCCCGGTCCGGGGCGGACGTATGGCGCTGCTCGGCTGCGCCGGCCCCATGGGCATCGGGGCGATCGACTACGCCGTCAACGGTCCCTACCACCCGGCCCAGGTCGTCGTCGTGGACATCGACCAGGCCCGCCTGGACCGCGCCGCGTCGCTGCTCACCGTCGAGGACGCCAGGGCCAAGGGCGTCGACCTGCGGTACGTCAACACCTCCGAGGGCGACCCGGTCCAGACGCTGCGCGCCCTGACCCCCGAGGGCAAGGGCTACGACGACGTCTTCGTCTACGCGCCCGTCAAGGCGCTCGTCGAGCTCGGCGACCGGATCCTCGGCTTCGACGGCTGCCTGAACTTCTTCGCCGGCCCCACCGACAAGAACTTCGTCGCGGACTTCAACTTCTACAACGTGCACTACGAGTCCACGCACATCGTCGGCACCTCGGGCGGCTCCACCGGCGACATGGTGGAGTCCCTGGAGATGTCCGCGCGCGGCGAGCTCAACCCGTCCTTCATGGTGACCCACGTCGGCGGCCTGGACGCGGTGCCGGAGACGGTGCTGACCTATCCCTCCATCCCCGGCGGCAAGAAGCTCATCTATCCCTGGGTGCGCATGCCGCTCACCGCGATCGACGACTTCGCCCGCCTCGGGGAGCAGGACGAGTTCTTCCGCGGCCTGGCCGAGATCTGCGG